Below is a genomic region from Verrucomicrobiales bacterium.
GGGCGTGGGAAAGACGCATCTGATCCGCAGCGTTGCGGATCTCATTGGCGTTCCATTCGTCAAGGCGGATGCGACCAAATTTTCCGAAACGGGCTACGTAGGGGGCGATGTGGAGGACCTGGTGCGGGATTTGATTCGCAAGGCGGACGGTGATGTGGCGCGCGCGCAGTATGGAATCATCTACATCGACGAGATCGACAAGATTGCAGCGCTGGCGAACCATTCGGGACGCGACGTGAGCGGTCGGGGCGTGCAAACCAACCTGCTGAAGTTGATGGAGGACACGGAGGTTCCAGTTCGAGCTCCCAACGACATAGCAGGCCAGATGCAGGCCATGATGGAAGGGATGCGGCAAGGCAAGACGGGCCCCACGACCATCAACACTCGCCATATCCTGTTCGTTGTCAGCGGGGCCTTTGGCGGTTTGGAAAAAATTGTGCAAAAGCGGCTGCGGGAGGCAATGATCGGATTTGCCTCACCTTCACGGACTCTGGCAGGGGAGCAGCCGGCGTTGAATGAAGTGCAGACCCGGGACTTCATCGAGTTTGGTTTTGAACCGGAGTTTATTGGGCGACTACCGGTTCGAGTGATCTGCCATCCGTTGACGGTCGACGACCTATTTCAGATCCTTCGGACCGCCGAGGGCAGCATTATTCGCCAGTACGAACAAGCCTTCGGGGCCTATGGGATTGAGGTTCGGTTTCAGGAAAGCGGTCTGAGGCGTTTGGCTGAGCTGGCCGGGGAGGAGAATACCGGGGCACGTGGGCTGATGACCGTCTGTGAGCGAAGCTTTCGTGACCTGAAGTTTGAACTGCCTTCCACGGCGGTGAAGTCGTTCGAAGTTGACGCGGCCCTCGTCAATAATCCAGCGGCTGCATTGGGTCGACTGCGGGCCTTGCATGCCGATGAGGAGCAGAAGCTCAAGGCGCGTCAGGTGCATGAGTTTGGTGCCCAGTTCAAGGCTGAGCATGGGTTGGACTTGAGGTTTACTGAGAGTGCGGTGGAGTCGATTCTCGAGCGAGCGGCTCAGTCTGACCGGGCTCCGTTGACCGTGTGTCGGGAGTTGTTCAAGGATTTCCAGTTTGGCCTGCGCCTGATCTCCCGAAACACAGGCCAGCAGGAATTTGTAATCGACCGCGAGGCCGTTCTTAAGCCGGACCATGTTCTCAGCCAGTGGGTGGTGGCGAGCTACCGTCAGACACCGGCAGGGGAGTGATGAGGAGTGAAGAGTGAAGAGTGACCTCATTCAGGTGGCCATCCCAAATCGCAAATCCAAAATCCAAAATCTAAAATACTCCTCAATGACAGGCTTGCCCTGTTGAACTTGAAAAGACATTCTCGTCATCATGTCTGACATTCCCAAGCCTGGAAACAAGAGGAAGGCCTGTTTGGTGTACGGTTGTCTCGGCCTGTTTCTGTTCGCCATGATCGGCCTCGTTGGTGCTTACTTTGCGGTTCGGTATGTTCGTCGAGAAGTGGCTGGGGTGGTGGAAAAGTATTCTCAGGCGCAATCGATATCTTTGCCCGAGTTGACCCTGTCGGCCGAGGAGCGCAAGGCGCTCAAGACTCGGGTTGCTGAGTTCGGACAGAAGCTGCGTGAAGGTACTGCTGCGGGTGAGGAGTTAATCCTTACCGGGGATGAAATCAACGTGTTGCTTGCGGAGAGTCCGGGGCTTAGGCCGCTGGGCGATCAGGTGCGGGTTCGGTTGGAGGACACCCGGGTGCTCGGAACCATCAGTTTGCCCTTGTCTCAGTTTGGGCCATCCAAGATGGCCGGCCGTTACCTGAATGGGGAATCGGTCTTGAATCTTTCGTTATCCAATGGGTTGCCTCGGTTGTTTATTGAGGACCTTAAGGTTCAGGGGCAAACCTTGCCGGCGGGGGTGATGTTGGCGTTGCGAGGGGTTAATTTGGCGGAACGGATGGTGGAAAACCCGGAGTTTAAGAAAGTAACGGAGCGCTTTGACTCGGTGAGGGTTTCTGAAGGAAAGCTGATTCTGAAGTCGAAACCGTGAGGGGGGAAGGGGTGGTGGTAGGTGGTAGGTGGCTCGCTCCCCATCACCGAACTCGACGAAGTTTTCGACAAACTTCTTCATTTCGCATGAATCGACAGTTGACCCTTAACGTCGATGCTTTACTGTTCGCGAAACCACCTATCGGTTAACTATATGAACGAAAAACAGTCTTCCAGTCTCTCCGGAACGACCAATCGCCGGAAGTTTATCAAGAACTCCGCCACCGCGGCTGCTGCGGTGGCTGCAGTCAATGTATTTAAGACGCCGGTTTACGGTCAAAATCAGGCTCCGTCCACCGGGCGGGTCATCGGTGCGAACGATCGCATCGTGGTGGCCTTCGTCGGTGTGGGTGGCCAGGGCATGGCTCATGTTCGTTCGATCAAGGAGCATGCGGGCGCGAACAACGTAGCCATTGCGGCCGTTTCGGATGTCTCCAAGCACCGCGTCAGCGAGGCGCAGAAGTATGTGGGCGGCGACTGCCAGGGCTTTGAGGACTACAAGAAGATGATTGAGCGCAACGACATCGATGCCGTTTGCTGCTCCACTGTGGATCATTGGCACACGCGCGTCACCGTCGACTCCATGAAGAGCGGCAAGCACGTGTATGTCGAGAAGCCGATGACTCGCTATTTGGGCGAAGCGTTCGAAATTTACGACACCTGCAAGAGCACCGGCAAGTTGGTGCAGGTGGGTTCCCAAGGCACCTCCGATCTGAAGTGGCATAAGGCAGCCTCCATCATCAAGGGCGGCGGCATTGGCCAAGTCGTGATGAGCCAGGGCTCGTACATGCGGAATGCTCCCAAGGGTGAATGGAACTACGGCATCCAGCCGTGGGCGACGGCGGACGACATCAACTGGGAGAAGTGGATGGGGTCCCAGATCAAGACCCGCAAGTCCTTCGACGCAGACCATTATTTCCGTTGGCGCAAGTACTTCCCGTATTGCGGCGGTCTGCTGGGCGATCTTTTCCCGCACAAGCTTCATCCGTATATGCTGGCGACTGGCAATCCCCAGTTCCCGCTGCGCGTCGCGAGCGTTGGCAGCCGCAAGGTGGAGACCGACAAGAAGACTCCTGGCACCTACATGCGCGATGTTCGTGAAATCGTCCAGATGATCGCCGACTTCCCTGATGGTATGGTGATGCACATCACCAGCAGCACCGTTAACGAGATGGGTACCCAGGAGATGATCCGGGGTCACAAGGCGACTCTCACCATGCAGGGCAATAAAGTCGTTCTGACTCCGGAACGCGCCTTCTCTGAAGAGGTCGAGCAGGCCACATATACCGACATGAATGGCGCTCCGTTCATCGGTGAGCCCCTGCACGTCCACGAAAAGAACTGGTTTGACTCGATTCGCGCTAACAAGCAGCCGAACTGCGGTATCGATCTCGCCACGAAGGTTCAAACCGTCATTTCCCTCGCGGAGATGTCCGATCGTTTGAACGTCATGTGCTTGTTCGACGAGAAGACTCGCAAGATCACCGACGGCAGCGGTCGCGAGCTTGCCCCGATCACCTACGGTTCGATCGAGAATTCCTAGTTTTAGCCATTGAGACCCGTTGGCACACAACCGGCTTCGCCTCGTGCGGAGCCGGTTTTTTTGTCGGATGCCCCGCTCGTGCGCGTGGCTCGTCAAGCCATGGCCACCCGGTTCGAAGTGGTGCTGCCGGGTGCCGATGCGGTGCGGTTGCGCGCTGCGGCGGAAGAAGCGCTGGGGGAGGTGGAACGATTGGAGGAGATGCTTAGCCCGTATTTGGAGACGAGCGAGGTGGCGGGCTTGAACCGTCGGGCGTCGAGGGAACCGGTTCGGGTTTCCCCTGAGCTGTTTCGCTATCTGGAGCAGGCGGCCGCCTTGAGTCGGCTCTCTCAGGGCGCCTTCGACCTTACCGTAGGACCCCTGATGGCTGCCTGGGGTTTTGTGCTCGGGGTGGGAGCTGTGCCCGCAGCCGCCGTCCTGGAGGAAGCGCTTGCTCAAGTGGGCATGCAGTGGGTCGAGCTGAACTCTGCCAGTGGCACGGTTCGGTTTCATCGGCCGGGACTACGCCTTGATCTCGGCGCCTTCGGCAAAGGGATCGCCCTCGATCGGGCGGTGGAACGGCTTCGAGAAGCCGGTGTCACCTCGGCTTTGCTTCACGGAGGTACCAGTTCGATCGTTGCTTTGGGCGTTCAACCAGGCGGGAGCCCCTGGCGGATTGGCTTGGAAGGACCGACCTCACCCACGGATCCTACCCAGCGTCCGATCGAAGTGGTGGAGCTGCACGAAGAATCCCTCGCGGTCTCAGCGGTTTGGGGTCGCGTGCTGCAGACCGGAGCTGCTTCCTATGGACATGTGATCGATCCCCGGGATGGGCAGCCTGTGGGTCATACTCAGCTGGCGGCAGTGGTCCTGCCATCGGCCGCGGAGAGCGACGCATTGTCGACTGCCTTGCTGGTGTTGGGGAGGGATGGGCTGGCAAATTTGCAAGCCGCCCGTCCGGGGATGCGGTGTGTCCTTTTGGGGCGGTGAGGGGTGAATAGGGTGGGGCTTGGTCTGGCCGCGTCAGCGGCAAACCTGACACCCCAGCGAATCAGACCCTCTCGCTGCATGATCCCACGCGAGTCATAGCGCCTCCCCGTAATTGTAGTAGCCGATGAACATCTCCTCGTAGGTTTGTTCTCCGAAAGTGACGGGGACCTTGGGATTCGGGTTGTCCAGGTTTTGCGGCGAGTTGTCCCAAGCGCCGGTGCAGACGATTCGGGATCCGGCGGGCAGGAAGATGGGCTCGGCGAAGCGATAGAGCCTCTGCCAGTTGAAGACATAGCGTGGGATGCGGATCAGGGGTGTCCGCTTTCCGTTCGGAAGCTCGAGATCGTAATTGAACCACTTGCCGCGCAAATGTTGATGCGGGGAGATCTCGTAGAGCCATGAATTCTTGGTGAAGGGCGTCGAGCTGGCACTGGTGATGTGCTCGTTGGCTCCTGGAGGGATCTGGAAGAAGATATCGAACGCAGCCTTCGTTTGCAGCTTTTGCACCGGAGGCTTCTCGGCAAAATAGAGTCCCAGCTGGGTCTGATCAGTCTGCGGGGTGCCGATCGAAATGTAGTGCATCTGAAACGTAAGCTTGGTGCCCTTGGGGAGGAGTTTGGCGGTCCCCTCGGGAAACCAATCGGGGTCTAGTCCGGGGACATAGCCAGCGAAGTAGCCGGCCAGACCACCTAGAGCGCTCTCGCTGCCGCCCAGGAAGATAAGGCTGTGATGGACCACCGCGCGGTTGCCCGGACGCACGACCGCGGCCTTCAACCACAGGTTGCTGGTCGCCTTGGGATCGACGGTGAGGTAGCGATAGTCGATGTCTCCGAAGGCCGGGAGGGACTGAACGGGAATGGAAAGCACTAAGTCTGGCGGGCCCATCGGCCAGACGGCGGGCTCCTCGGCCACCTCGGTGAGGGCGTCGTCACCTTCACCCCGCGGCGCTCCGGCATCGATCCAGCGGATCAGCCGATCGGCTTCGTCTGGTGGAAGCGACCCGTCATTGGAGAAATGGCCGAGCTGCGGATCCGCGTGCCAGGGCGGCATGCGGGCCGACAGCAACTCATCCTTGATCAAGTCCGCATAGATTGAGACCACCTGGTGGTTGGTCATAGACCAGGGCGCGATGTCTCCCGGACTGTGACATTTCACGCAGCGGGCCTGAAGTAGCGGCACGATTTCCGTCGCGTAATCAGGCACCGATTGGCTATGGAGGTTCAGGTCAACTCCCAGCGGCCTTACTTGAGACGGGTTGGCCGGCTGGTTTTGGAGCACACTTTCGAGGGCCTTCTCCAAATAGGCGTGCACATCGGTTCCGGTATTCTCTGCAATCGCGCCCCGGTAGGTGATTTCAAACGTCCCGTTCTTGAGCACTACCACCTCCGGTGCCCGGGTGATTCCGTACTCACGAGTGACGATCTGTGCCGAGTCATGCAGGATGGGGAATCCGATTTTGAGTTGATCGGCCTCGGCGACCAGGGGCGCTCGATCCTTGCCTGCGAGCGAACTCACCATCCAGAACTTAGCGCCCTGAGGGCCGAACCGATTGGAAAGAGTGTTTAGCGAGTCGAGGTAGGGTAATAGGGAGGTGCAGCTGCTTCCTGTGAACAGCAACACCACGGCGGTGACCTTGGAATCGTTGAAGGAGTAGTAGAGCTCCCGGGCGGCACCTAAGTGGTCGATGAGGCGGAAATTGCGCGGGCGAACCGTGGGCGGGGGGGCATCGAAGCGGATGGCGCGATAGAAGCGTCGAGCTCTCGACCGGGCCTCGGAGTCACACCAGGATGTAAGTTCGGACGTGGTTGTGAACTGAACCATCGGCGACCAGGGCAGGGCTCCCTCTAAATCATCGGTTCCCTCGAGTAGGTAACTCGTCCCGGCTTCCCCGGAGACTCCCAGCCTGGGCAGCCCGCAAAAGGGGTCGAGAGTCACCGACAATGGCTCGACGGCTTGAGCTCCTACCAGGGCTAGGCTCGCCCAAAGCAGGCAGAGGGTTGCGGCGGCCGAACGCATCATGGTAATCACCCTGCTACCCTAGTCGAAATTTGCCACGCTGCAAGCGTCATCAAGGGACGGCGGCTGGGGTGATTGATGCCGGGTGAGGCGGAGAATTATCTGACGGGGGCCCCACTGACTGTTGTGCGCAAGGAGTTGATCGCGGAACTCCATACAAAGGACCGAGCCTCACCCGGAATTAATTACACCCGGCGGCCGGTGCCGTGTTTTTTGGTCGGGCCTTAGCGGGTGACTTGACCGCGGATTTCTCCGTTCACCCGACCGGTCGTGCGGAAGATCAGGTAGCTCACCACATCGTTAAGCGCTTCGGCGACTTTTGGTTCGATCGTGAGCGAGCCGGCGATCCCTCCGAAGGTTCCGAAGCTGCCCCCATTGAGCGAGCTCAAGTCGAGCAGGGAAGGGTTGACTACCGTGGTTGTGGAGGCGCGCCCGTGCAGTTGGAGAGAGGTCGCCGTCGTGGCCAGCTTGTCATAGCCCACCGCGAGATGGAGACGGTCGTAGGCTAGCAGGAGGGTGCCGGTCGAGGTCGCTGCGGTGGTGATGGCGCTGGGGCGCATGCTAGCCCCGTTCAGGCTGACCTTCATGACCGCCGGGACGAGTTGACCCCGGATCTCGCCCGCGGGGTTCGCGGGCGTATGGAAGTTCATATAGGATCTGCCATCACGGACCGCAGCCAGTTGGTTGGTAGCCAGATTGATAGAACCTGAGATGCCGCCGCTCAGGCCGTATCCACCTGCCAGGGGCGCGAAATCGATCAGGACGCCAGCCGTGTTGGTGGAGTTAGCAGATCCATGAATATGCGCTGCGGTGGGAGCGTTGGTGAAGCCCTGGTAGGAGAGATTGAAGGTGAGATTCGTTCCTTCGAGAAAGTAAATCCCCAGTCCGGAGGCGGGGCTATTGACGGCCGTCGGTTTCTCGCCTGCCCCGGTTGCCTTGGCGGTGAGAGGCAGGGCGGTGACCCGCGCGGTCAGTTGGCCGCGGATTTCGCCGGAACCGTGAGCGGCAGTGTGCAGGTTCAGGTAAGTGCTTCCGTCCGCTACAGCGGCGATTTGTGCAGGGGTTAAGTTCACCGAGCCGCCAAAGGCTCCGGAGCTTCCCAGGTCGCCCGCTTTGAGGGGCATCAAATCGACGAGCACGTCTGCATTGCCGTCCGGGCTGGCAGGGCCGTGGATATGAGCCGCCAGGGGAGCCCCCGACAGGCCGCTATAGGTAATGTTGAGGTAGAGCTTGTCTCCGATCAGGAGAGCGGTGGCGGATCCGACGGCGGGAGTGCTGACTGGCTCGGGACGTTGGTTTGCCCCGGACAGCGCTGCTGACATCGCGACGGGGGCAATCTGCCCGCGGATCTCGCCGGCTGGATTGGCGGCCGTGTGCAAGTTGATGTAAGTTTGGCCGTTCACCAGCGCGGTTTTGACTTCCGTCGACAGGGTTACTGAGCCGGAGAAGACACCCGACTTGCCGGCACCGCCCAGCTCGTTGGCATCCAGGCTTACGAGTACCCCGTTGGCCTCGTTGACGCTCGCCGGGCCATGAATGTGGGCTCCGGTGATGGGGCCGCTGAGTCCCGATGCTTTGATCTCGAAGAACAGTTTGCTTCCTTCCAAGCGGAGGAGGCCGAATCCGGAGGCATCGCCGGCAACGGGGTCAGGGCGTTGGGCAGCCCCGCTGAGCTGCACACTGAATGGGATGGTGGTCACTTTGGACAGGTCGGCGATTCGGAAAAAGGCCGCGTTCTCCGTGGCGGGGATCACCGTCTCCAAGCCGGAGACTGCCGGGCTATTCTGCCAAATCTGCTCTTCCAGACTGCTCTTCCGTTGGATCACAAAGGGTCCTGCGCCACCGCCTTTCCAGCCCAGTGTTACTCCGTTGGGGCTCGCGTCGGAGGCGACGAATCGCAACGGAGCCTCGGTTACTGTGACGGTGACTGCGGGCGACACTCCCGTGCCATTTTGGGCATCGGTAGCCTTGGCGAAGACACTAAAGGTGCCGGCCGGAAGGCTGGTAGTCAGGGTGTAGGGACTCACCGCCGACTCCCCGAGCTTGTTAGTCCCCGCGAAAAACTCCACGAGAGTGATCGTGCCGGTGGCTTCGACGTCTTGAGCGGTCGCGACCACAGTCAGCTGATCCTCCACCGTGATGGTAGTGGCTCCTGCTGGGCTGGTCAGCCGAGCGGTGGGCATCTTGTTATTAAGTGGGTTGCTCGCCGGATCTCCGGGGTTGGTGATGGTGGCGGGGGCTCCGACCGTCGTTCCGTCGCCCTCCGGGTCCCCGAGCTCAGCCCCGTTGCTGAACCCGTCTCCATCCGAATCGAGCGCCGCTAGGGCGGCCGACCAAAAGGCGACCTGTTGCGGCCCTCCCACAATCTCATTCACCTGCACCCCGAAGGCATTTCTCGCTCCGCCCCCGGAAGTGGTGGTGTGGCAAGTCAAGCAGTCAAACTTGCCGCCGTTGGGGCGGGGGAGCTGGTTCACGCGGAAATTGCGAGCTTGGCTCGACTCGGCGATGAACAGGACTGCGAGGCAGATCCACAAAGAGTGCCGACGGGAAGAAATGGTTAGCGAGCTCATGCGACAACGACGTTCTGATTAATTTACTAAGATGCATCATCAACGAGGAAGATGAAAGAGGATATACGGGTTTTCCCGTAGTTCCGGGCTTGAAGGGTGGCAAAATTGGGTTAGCCTGAGCCTGATGTATCGGTTGTGCCATTCCGACTGCGAGCAACTCTTGGAATTGACCGCTGATCTTTATTCCTGTCGGCTGGAGGAGGGTTGGCGTGGTCGGCTATTGCGGCGGATTCGGGCCTTAATTCCCTTTGAGTTTGGCGGGTGTCATTTGATCGAGCGGGATCAGCATCAGATCGACGCCTGCTACGAACCGTGTCGGCCTCCTATGCCAGCTGCTAACAAGGACTTCTGGCGGTTGGTCAAGACCCATCCGATGAACGGTCTGCTGTTCGGCCAGCCCCTTCAGTCCTGGAAAGTCAGCGATGTGATCTCGCGCATGGACTTCCGTCAGTCGGAGCTTTACCAAGCTTTATATCAACCACTTAAAGTAGATTGTGAACTGGCGGCGGCCGTACCTTTCCGTTCCAACCCACAGCGCCTCGTGCTGCTGACCCTGCATCGGTTTCGGGTCGATTTCACCGAGCGGGATCGCGCGGTGTTGAATCTCCTGCTGCCGCATATCGCCCGGCTTCAATGGTCCCAGGAAAGCCGAGCTTTGTGGGATCGGCCTCCTTGTGCTCAGGTGCTTCCGACTGAGTTGTTTGCGGCTACTGTCAGGCGGGAAACGCGGTGGTCCCTGACTCCGCGGGAGATGGAGGTCCTATTTTGGGTGCATCAAGGCAAGACCAACTCCGAGATAGGGAAGATTTTGGGTATCTCGGAACGGACCGCGGAGACGCATATTCTGAGGGCCTATCCAAAGATTGGGGTTGAGAACCGCCATTCAGCGATGGCGGTTCTCAACCGGCTAATTCGTTAGCGATGATCAGGCTGAGGCCTTGCAGGGAGGGAAACCGGCGCGGATCGTTCGCCATGGCTCCTCCGTCGACACGTCGACGATCCCTGGTTCGGCTGCCTTGGAAGGACTCAGGATGGCCAGGAAAACCAATTTCTCGTCGAAAGGGTTGTAGGTACCGTGCACCTCGCCCTTGGGAATGAGCACCATCTCACCGGGATGGAGAATGCGATGTTCCTTCCCACACCATTGCTCGGCTTGGCCTGAGATAATGTAGATAATCTCCTCGCGAGTGGGATGGGTGTGGAAGGGATGGCATCGCCAGGGATCCATGTTCGCCCGAACCAAGAGCAGTTCTTGGTTCGGGACGACGTCGGCGCGACACATCCATTCCTCAAGCGTCCAAGGAGAGGTGAATTGAACCGCCTCGCGAGCGGTGACAAAGCGACGTTCGGAAATCGACATGCAGCCTTTCGAATGGGTTATTTTCGTTTGCCGAATGCGCGCGCCGCCGGAGTTGGGATTTTCTTAAAGCGCCGCGTGATGTCCACCAGGGATTGCTCCACGCCCATTCGCTCCAGACTTGAGGCTCCGACGAATCCAACGCACTCGGTTTTTTCGTTCACCTCGGCCGCATCCTCCGGTGTGCAAATTGGACCGCCGTGGCTGAGGAAGAAGATGTCCTTTCTGACCTTCTTGGCAGCGTCGATGATCGCATTGGTCCGTTTGATGGCATCGGCCATGGTGACGACCGCCCCGGTCACGCCGATCGAGCCGCCCACCGTGGTGCCGACATGCGCGATGATGGCATCCGCTCCCGCTTCCGCCATCGCTTTAGCTTCGGCCGGCGAGGCGACATACACGATGGAGAACAAGTCCATCTTGCGTGCGAGCGCCACCATCTCGAACTCCTTCTTCACGCTCATGCCGGTCTCTTCCAGCACTTGGCGGAACTGTCCGTCCACAATCGTGTGCGTGGGAAAGTTGTTCACGCCGCTGAAGCCCATGTCTTTTACTTTCAGCAGCCAGTGCCACATGCGGCGGCGAGGATCGGTGGCATGGACGCCGCAGATCACGGGGATGTCCTCCACCACGGGCAGAACTTCATACTCGCCAATCTCCATCGCCACGGCGTTGGCATCGCCGTAGGCCATCAGTCCGCAGGTTGAGCCGTGGCCGGACATGCGGAAACGTCCTGAGTTGTAGATGATGATCAGGTCCGCTCCGCCGCGTTCGATGAATTTGGCACTGATGCCGGTGCCGGCTCCCGCCGCGATGATCGGCTGTCCTTTCTTGAGCGTGGCGCGCAAACGTTCGATGACTTCTTTGCGGGTGTAGGGATTTCCTTTTCCGGTCCAGGGATTTGGCATGATAGATGGAGATGGATTGAGTTAACGGTGAGTTTGAGTTGGCAAATTGGGCGAAGCGTTCGGCGTCGGCTTGATCTGGTCAAGTCAGCGATACTCGATCAACTCGGCCTTGGGGAATCGCACTTTCGCCAGGCTCGCGTATTTGTCGTTCCCAGCCCGATATCCGACCGGACAAAGTACCGCCGTGGTGAGGCCCCGCGGTGCCAGTCCCAGGATTTCGTCGTATTTGGCCTGCTCAAATCCTTCCATGGGGCAGGTGTCGAGTCCCAGCAGGGCTGCGGAAGTCATTAGGTTGCCCAGAGCGATGTAAGCCTGTCGGGTCGCCCACTCGGTGGAGATCTTCCCACGGGTCCCCTCGACCACATCGCCGATCATCATCTTTCGATAGCCTGCCATCGACTCGACGGGCACCTGTCGCGTGCGGGCGGTGTCCTGGAGATATTTGTCGATGTGCTCCACGGTCATACGAGTCATAACGGTCATAATGACTAGGTGCGACGCGTCGGCCACTTGGCGCTGGTTCCAGGAGTGGGGAACGAGCTGCGCTCGAAGCGCTGGGTCCTGAACCACCAGAAATTTCCAAGGCTGGAGCCCGAAACTGGAGGGGGTGAGAACGAGGGTTTCCTCAAGGGCGCTCCAGATGTCTTGGGGGATCTTTCGGGTGGGATCGAATTGCTTGGTGGCGTATCGCCAGCGAAGGGCGCCGAGAAGTTGGTCGGTAGTCAGGGGCATGGGGCCGGTGGTGGTGTGAAGGGTTTTGCTAGGTAGATGAGTGGGAAAGCTCCGGCTGGGACGTAGCCGGAGCCGGTGATTTGGGACGGAGGAAGCGCATCATGGAATCGCCATGCTTCATTTCCTTCATTTCGTCCCAGGCGGCGGTGAGCGTCAAGGTGTCGCGTTTGGTGTGGCCCAGGACCAGGAGGCCGTCGGGAGAGATCAACTTGGGCAGGTATTCGTCATCCAGCAGCCGCTGTGATAAGGAGGTGGAGCGCTTCCCGACATTCTTGTCGCCGAACGGCGGGTCGGCCATGATGAGATCGAACGTTCGCTGAGATTCGGCGAGCTGCCGCAGCACGACCAGCACGTCCTGCACGCGCAATTCGTGCCGCTCGGTTGGGAGTGCGGTCAGCTCGAGGTTTTGGCGGATCATGGACGCGTGGCGGCCCGCCTTTTCGACACTGAGCACACTGGCGGCACCGCGGCTCAGGCACTCGAGTCCGATGGCACCCGAGCCGGAAAAGAGATCGAGGACCCTGGCCCCATCGACCCGGCCGCCCAGGCTATTGAAGATGGCCTGACGAACGAGATCGGGGGTGGGTCGGACATCGTAACCGCTCGGCACCTTGATGAGGCGCCCGGCTGCTGAGCCACCAATGATTCGCATCCCCCCTAGTTGACACTGAAGAGCCTCTCGGGAGCAATAAAACTCAGCGGGCGGATTTCTGGAATTTCTCTCTGTAGCGCGGGCCGTGTCGGCCCATCACGCCCGGCCTCAGTGTGAAAAACGGCTGCTAGAGCTTCCTCGAATCCGACCGAATGCCAACGCACCCAATCCGAGCAGTGCCAAAACAGCAGACGATGGCTCAGGGACCGGAGTGTTGAAATAAGTCAGCCCGTTGGCGATGCTTCCTGTTCCCAGTTTGGGGCTTCCGTCCCGACCGACTCCTGCAAGCTCATGAGTCCAGAGGTTAGATGCACCGCGCTGGCCTGCGCCGTTGATGGCATCTACCCAGGTGTTGACCGTCTGGTTGTAGTTTTCCCAAACCCTGAGCTGCAGGGTCACTTTGTCCCCTCCGAACGTGCCCGGAATATCGAGCTTGGATTTGCCGTTGATGAGTCCCGCAGTTGCGCCGGTTCGGAACGTTACCAAGGAACCTGGTACCGGCTGTAGGGAGCCAGTATTCGGTGTTTCCCCTGGAGCCCACCAGAGCTCCGCGTAGAAACCCGTCCCCTCAAGTTTAGTGGCACTGGCATAGTCGGCCAGGGATCCTCCATGGATGGGCGTCAGGGGTGAGGCGGGATTGTATGCAAAGATGTATTTTTCCTTCCCGACGCCTAGCGTGGATTGATAGGTGACCGAGCCT
It encodes:
- a CDS encoding AAA family ATPase, with the translated sequence MSHPHDGIPTPEEMQRQLQGMLRRNFSPTQFQSGTRINASGDEEPAPGFEDGWDFNRRPREVKEHLDRFVIRQDEAKKVLSVALCDHYHQVRLARAGKASPHYTKQNVILLGPTGVGKTHLIRSVADLIGVPFVKADATKFSETGYVGGDVEDLVRDLIRKADGDVARAQYGIIYIDEIDKIAALANHSGRDVSGRGVQTNLLKLMEDTEVPVRAPNDIAGQMQAMMEGMRQGKTGPTTINTRHILFVVSGAFGGLEKIVQKRLREAMIGFASPSRTLAGEQPALNEVQTRDFIEFGFEPEFIGRLPVRVICHPLTVDDLFQILRTAEGSIIRQYEQAFGAYGIEVRFQESGLRRLAELAGEENTGARGLMTVCERSFRDLKFELPSTAVKSFEVDAALVNNPAAALGRLRALHADEEQKLKARQVHEFGAQFKAEHGLDLRFTESAVESILERAAQSDRAPLTVCRELFKDFQFGLRLISRNTGQQEFVIDREAVLKPDHVLSQWVVASYRQTPAGE
- a CDS encoding redoxin domain-containing protein, whose product is MMRSAAATLCLLWASLALVGAQAVEPLSVTLDPFCGLPRLGVSGEAGTSYLLEGTDDLEGALPWSPMVQFTTTSELTSWCDSEARSRARRFYRAIRFDAPPPTVRPRNFRLIDHLGAARELYYSFNDSKVTAVVLLFTGSSCTSLLPYLDSLNTLSNRFGPQGAKFWMVSSLAGKDRAPLVAEADQLKIGFPILHDSAQIVTREYGITRAPEVVVLKNGTFEITYRGAIAENTGTDVHAYLEKALESVLQNQPANPSQVRPLGVDLNLHSQSVPDYATEIVPLLQARCVKCHSPGDIAPWSMTNHQVVSIYADLIKDELLSARMPPWHADPQLGHFSNDGSLPPDEADRLIRWIDAGAPRGEGDDALTEVAEEPAVWPMGPPDLVLSIPVQSLPAFGDIDYRYLTVDPKATSNLWLKAAVVRPGNRAVVHHSLIFLGGSESALGGLAGYFAGYVPGLDPDWFPEGTAKLLPKGTKLTFQMHYISIGTPQTDQTQLGLYFAEKPPVQKLQTKAAFDIFFQIPPGANEHITSASSTPFTKNSWLYEISPHQHLRGKWFNYDLELPNGKRTPLIRIPRYVFNWQRLYRFAEPIFLPAGSRIVCTGAWDNSPQNLDNPNPKVPVTFGEQTYEEMFIGYYNYGEAL
- a CDS encoding FAD:protein FMN transferase; the protein is MRVARQAMATRFEVVLPGADAVRLRAAAEEALGEVERLEEMLSPYLETSEVAGLNRRASREPVRVSPELFRYLEQAAALSRLSQGAFDLTVGPLMAAWGFVLGVGAVPAAAVLEEALAQVGMQWVELNSASGTVRFHRPGLRLDLGAFGKGIALDRAVERLREAGVTSALLHGGTSSIVALGVQPGGSPWRIGLEGPTSPTDPTQRPIEVVELHEESLAVSAVWGRVLQTGAASYGHVIDPRDGQPVGHTQLAAVVLPSAAESDALSTALLVLGRDGLANLQAARPGMRCVLLGR
- a CDS encoding Gfo/Idh/MocA family oxidoreductase, translated to MNEKQSSSLSGTTNRRKFIKNSATAAAAVAAVNVFKTPVYGQNQAPSTGRVIGANDRIVVAFVGVGGQGMAHVRSIKEHAGANNVAIAAVSDVSKHRVSEAQKYVGGDCQGFEDYKKMIERNDIDAVCCSTVDHWHTRVTVDSMKSGKHVYVEKPMTRYLGEAFEIYDTCKSTGKLVQVGSQGTSDLKWHKAASIIKGGGIGQVVMSQGSYMRNAPKGEWNYGIQPWATADDINWEKWMGSQIKTRKSFDADHYFRWRKYFPYCGGLLGDLFPHKLHPYMLATGNPQFPLRVASVGSRKVETDKKTPGTYMRDVREIVQMIADFPDGMVMHITSSTVNEMGTQEMIRGHKATLTMQGNKVVLTPERAFSEEVEQATYTDMNGAPFIGEPLHVHEKNWFDSIRANKQPNCGIDLATKVQTVISLAEMSDRLNVMCLFDEKTRKITDGSGRELAPITYGSIENS